Proteins encoded together in one candidate division WOR-3 bacterium window:
- a CDS encoding sigma 54-interacting transcriptional regulator, whose product MPKDNIQSLKEQLKKAQDNKERLNCFIALGDELRISAPTEAKPLLEEALKICRDIGAMEQMVRISLRLADVCRLLGDVEASRHYAHQTLKLAKDLGHQRLQGSGFYLMGTIHEKTGEYDAALDCYRQAREIWEKDGYEEGVYAALNQMGNLAGFQGRFEEALNYYQSCGEMLSDQSDDSVRALNHYNLGWVLIELGNWEEGAENLYRAIALAEKRGYDFVRWNAINVLGELALKKNRLDRAVELFSQVVKAGREGLEEILQEGLINLGEAEFRRHNLAAASGAYQEALTLCERTQDRLGIIDIYWRMAELELARGQTERCAGLCARAIEMARELQANKEEAEVLRVRALLEIEMGMEAAATACFEKALELLSGAQNSYEFARVQFQYGRFLLKQGKQEQGVALLKRAAQVFRNLGVVAEADEINQILFGLELGVDRDMAVLSAVSGLSTMGLEPANFLTEAFKRMCEAWGCRGGAFLTEGEPGFVFGQVNLDETRFATANDRKQVNFERGVWLPVVAGDAFFGGIYLEYEPGAVQRCNPLVLNTIIALIMPAVQRLRNAGIKVESEEREIPGLCFSGVIGNAPVMRKNLEIVARSAHSSVPVLIRGESGTGKELIARALHLSGPRCDEPFITINCAAVPETLLEAEFFGVEKGAATGVVARKGKFELANGGTVFLDEIGDMSPGLQAKLLRVLQEKEYERVGGAKPIKVDVRVVAATNQNLELLIKEGKFREDLYYRLNGVEIFLPPLRERKEDIDSLVQYFIAWANQETNRQVKGVTPEVMSCFLNYHWPGNIRELQHVIQRCVLLASGEEITLSDLPVQFQKLVEKFSSESTVNLRISRRRAQEQAVAEVEKESLVRCLQQAGGNVSKAAKIAGYSRAQFYRLLKKHNISPQR is encoded by the coding sequence ATGCCGAAGGATAACATTCAAAGTTTAAAGGAGCAATTAAAAAAAGCGCAGGACAATAAAGAGCGTCTTAACTGTTTTATTGCACTTGGCGACGAGCTGCGCATCAGCGCTCCGACTGAGGCAAAGCCGCTGCTGGAAGAGGCGTTGAAAATTTGCCGGGATATCGGTGCGATGGAACAGATGGTACGGATTTCTCTGCGGCTGGCGGATGTGTGCCGATTGTTAGGAGATGTTGAGGCGAGCCGGCATTATGCCCACCAGACCTTAAAATTGGCAAAGGACCTGGGGCATCAGCGGCTTCAGGGTAGTGGGTTTTACCTTATGGGGACAATTCACGAGAAGACGGGTGAATACGATGCGGCGCTGGACTGTTACCGTCAGGCGCGGGAAATCTGGGAGAAAGATGGGTATGAGGAAGGGGTTTATGCGGCATTGAACCAGATGGGAAACCTTGCCGGTTTTCAGGGAAGGTTTGAAGAGGCGCTGAACTATTACCAAAGTTGTGGTGAAATGCTCTCGGACCAGAGCGATGACTCGGTCCGAGCGCTAAATCACTACAATCTGGGCTGGGTTTTGATAGAATTAGGAAACTGGGAAGAGGGGGCGGAAAATCTGTACCGGGCAATCGCACTTGCAGAAAAGCGGGGATACGATTTTGTCCGCTGGAATGCGATTAATGTCCTTGGCGAGTTAGCCTTAAAGAAAAACCGGCTTGACCGGGCGGTAGAACTGTTTAGCCAGGTGGTAAAAGCGGGCCGGGAGGGTTTAGAAGAGATATTGCAGGAGGGGTTAATCAATTTAGGTGAAGCGGAGTTCCGCCGACACAATCTGGCAGCGGCAAGCGGGGCTTATCAGGAGGCGCTAACGCTTTGTGAGCGGACCCAGGATAGGCTCGGGATAATCGACATCTACTGGCGGATGGCAGAACTGGAACTGGCAAGGGGACAAACGGAACGATGTGCTGGGCTTTGTGCCCGGGCGATTGAAATGGCACGGGAGTTACAGGCGAACAAAGAGGAAGCGGAGGTGTTGCGGGTACGGGCTTTACTCGAAATTGAAATGGGGATGGAGGCGGCGGCAACGGCCTGTTTTGAAAAGGCGCTGGAATTACTTTCCGGCGCGCAAAACAGTTACGAGTTTGCCCGGGTGCAATTTCAATATGGGCGGTTTCTCCTGAAACAGGGTAAACAGGAACAGGGGGTGGCTTTACTCAAGCGTGCGGCTCAGGTGTTCAGAAATCTCGGTGTGGTGGCGGAGGCGGATGAGATTAACCAGATTCTATTTGGACTGGAGTTGGGTGTAGACAGGGATATGGCGGTGCTCTCAGCCGTTTCCGGGCTATCAACGATGGGGCTGGAACCGGCGAATTTTTTAACCGAAGCATTCAAGAGGATGTGTGAAGCCTGGGGTTGTCGAGGAGGGGCTTTTTTGACCGAGGGAGAGCCCGGATTTGTTTTCGGTCAGGTCAACTTAGATGAAACGCGATTTGCCACGGCAAATGACAGGAAACAGGTGAACTTTGAGCGAGGAGTATGGCTCCCGGTTGTTGCCGGGGATGCGTTTTTCGGCGGCATTTATTTAGAGTATGAACCCGGCGCGGTCCAACGGTGTAATCCTTTAGTTTTGAATACGATTATTGCGCTGATTATGCCTGCGGTTCAGCGACTGAGGAACGCGGGTATTAAGGTGGAGTCTGAAGAGCGGGAGATTCCCGGTTTGTGTTTCTCGGGTGTGATTGGCAATGCGCCGGTGATGCGGAAGAATCTTGAAATCGTTGCCCGGAGTGCCCATTCTTCGGTGCCGGTCTTGATTCGGGGAGAAAGCGGCACCGGCAAGGAGCTTATCGCCCGGGCACTGCATCTTTCCGGTCCGCGGTGTGATGAACCTTTTATAACAATTAACTGTGCCGCCGTGCCCGAGACACTTTTAGAAGCAGAGTTTTTTGGTGTGGAAAAGGGGGCGGCAACCGGCGTCGTTGCCCGAAAGGGTAAGTTTGAACTTGCCAATGGTGGTACCGTTTTTCTCGACGAGATCGGCGATATGAGCCCGGGTTTGCAGGCAAAACTGTTACGGGTTCTCCAAGAGAAGGAGTATGAACGGGTCGGGGGGGCAAAACCGATAAAGGTTGATGTTCGGGTTGTGGCAGCGACCAATCAAAATCTTGAATTGCTAATTAAGGAGGGGAAATTTCGGGAAGACCTGTACTACCGCCTTAACGGCGTTGAAATCTTTTTGCCGCCGCTCCGGGAAAGGAAAGAAGATATTGACTCACTGGTGCAGTACTTCATCGCATGGGCAAATCAGGAGACAAATCGGCAGGTAAAAGGTGTTACCCCGGAGGTTATGAGTTGTTTTCTTAACTATCACTGGCCCGGTAACATCAGGGAGTTGCAGCATGTAATTCAACGCTGTGTGCTGCTCGCCAGCGGCGAAGAAATCACGCTTTCCGACCTGCCTGTTCAGTTTCAGAAGTTGGTTGAAAAGTTCTCTTCGGAGTCAACCGTCAATTTGCGCATCAGCCGGCGCAGGGCACAGGAACAGGCGGTGGCAGAAGTTGAAAAAGAGTCACTCGTTCGTTGTTTGCAACAGGCAGGTGGTAATGTGAGCAAGGCGGCAAAAATTGCCGGCTATAGCAGGGCGCAGTTTTACCGACTTTTAAAGAAACATAACATCTCGCCGCAAAGGTAA
- a CDS encoding C25 family cysteine peptidase, with the protein MKRTVVLLFAILAVLFAGTVSHTVDITPDQIALHRSENYDAVELTSGFFIPNPGKPLLPYKSLTLLIPADARVITVSAQPVVTEELPGSFTIFPAQPPVPISAQTPATFVAPDPDIYSSNNPFPDRTLFSHSTGSAAGFKLVNVIICPFEYHPATRKLSLHARIEVVVTYEEHGSMPLTLTQSQRDRIRQTLRPLISNPADLNRFAPPLKEIDQPAVDYLIITSAELSSSFTPYIQYKTSRGLKTELRTVEWVANNYPGRDLSEKIRNLIIDYFNSRGLSYVLLAGDNLQVPARRIEVAVGNEQGSIPTDLYYGDLDYSWDSNHNNRFGEMADSVDLYADVFVGRASVDNRQQVENFIAKVRTFENNPAPDYIMKSLLPSGWLWRSLNYHGKFVNDSIAEITPPDWTDRKMENPPSALVVADSFDRGFLIFDPAGHGNESGVYDEDGTAIYTNSVASRQQNDRRFSIITSLACNPGNFEAEDCLAEVALNCQAGGAIAVMMNSRYGWGTPPVMGPSEKLCVRFYDFLFNYAQYQIGPCHDRSREEYAGAAIYDPLWRWCMTEFNLLGDPTIDIWTAPPHNLILITPDTIRTGSQTFTATVQEGGNPAAGATVTVSKDGVLLATGTTNSSGSVSLPIHPTTAGQLLITTWRHNNLPNSKTVLVEPGDPEPYIVYHRYELDDHGQPYENGVLEPGETARLKIVLKNIGSAAATNAHLTLRTLNPNISILDSIAAIGTIPAGDSIRTDNLTVAAEPSTLPGSSADMVVLIRYDQGESELWFSIELGYPGRTAAEIDTGICALTVTARGTFGYDPELNRKGRGFRYPESDTSRLNSASFALGNSSDYLVDRFYNQTQGGLDQDWHLQDSLRLMLPIWSGDEVLFSSFNDQGHPNRCGLVVDQRALGFSRPELSRSIALVFDIWNTSGDTLYNLYAGILADFDVRATDRMHDVAFTLPEQNAALMYNVNSPSPCVGIKLLYPRTPANLTCIDHSRYVYPDSGLTDGMKFRALTGNLGVQSSDRPYNWSLAVGTGPFTLPGLNGRQRVAFAFIAADDSLNFFSSCAAIQNWFDTGVGFEEDAKNPIPPYSLSLSLQPNPITSRALISYSLPRSTPVNISILDIAGRKVATLFNHENHSAGTYKILWQPRKLVPGVYFLKLQTIDSRITQRCLILK; encoded by the coding sequence TTGAAAAGGACTGTAGTTTTGCTGTTTGCTATTTTGGCGGTGCTCTTTGCCGGTACTGTGAGCCACACCGTTGACATCACACCGGACCAGATAGCTTTGCACCGCTCTGAAAACTATGATGCTGTTGAACTAACCAGCGGCTTTTTTATCCCCAACCCTGGCAAGCCGCTCCTGCCTTATAAATCCTTGACCCTGCTCATACCGGCTGATGCCCGTGTCATCACCGTTTCCGCGCAGCCGGTCGTCACCGAAGAACTACCCGGTAGTTTCACCATTTTTCCTGCCCAACCACCGGTTCCCATCTCCGCTCAAACTCCAGCCACATTTGTCGCACCGGACCCTGATATTTACAGTTCAAACAACCCATTTCCCGATCGGACACTTTTTTCCCACTCAACCGGCAGCGCGGCGGGATTTAAACTGGTAAATGTCATAATCTGCCCGTTTGAATACCATCCCGCGACCCGAAAACTTTCTCTTCACGCCCGAATTGAGGTTGTTGTCACCTACGAAGAACACGGTTCCATGCCCCTAACCCTGACTCAATCGCAGCGCGACCGCATCCGCCAGACTCTGCGTCCACTGATTTCAAACCCCGCTGACCTGAACCGTTTTGCCCCGCCGCTAAAAGAAATTGACCAGCCCGCGGTGGACTACTTGATAATCACCAGCGCCGAACTGTCTTCATCCTTCACCCCCTACATCCAGTACAAAACGAGCCGCGGTTTAAAAACCGAACTGAGAACGGTGGAATGGGTTGCAAACAACTACCCGGGCAGGGATTTGTCAGAAAAAATTCGTAACCTGATTATTGACTATTTTAACTCCCGCGGTCTATCTTATGTACTACTTGCCGGCGACAATCTCCAGGTGCCGGCGCGGCGCATTGAGGTCGCTGTGGGAAACGAACAGGGCTCAATACCAACCGACCTCTACTACGGCGACCTTGACTACTCCTGGGACTCGAATCACAACAATCGCTTCGGCGAAATGGCTGACTCCGTTGACCTTTACGCCGATGTCTTTGTTGGTCGGGCATCGGTTGACAACCGTCAACAGGTTGAGAACTTTATCGCCAAAGTCCGGACCTTTGAAAACAACCCCGCACCCGATTACATAATGAAAAGCCTTTTGCCCTCAGGCTGGCTCTGGCGTTCCCTTAACTACCATGGCAAGTTCGTCAACGACTCCATCGCCGAAATCACGCCGCCGGACTGGACCGACCGTAAAATGGAAAATCCGCCCAGCGCGCTGGTTGTCGCCGACTCTTTTGACCGGGGATTTTTAATCTTTGACCCAGCAGGGCATGGCAACGAATCCGGTGTTTACGACGAAGACGGCACCGCCATCTACACCAACAGTGTTGCCAGCCGCCAGCAGAACGACCGCCGCTTTTCCATCATCACCTCACTCGCTTGCAATCCGGGCAACTTCGAAGCCGAAGACTGCCTTGCCGAAGTTGCCCTGAACTGTCAGGCGGGCGGCGCCATCGCTGTAATGATGAACTCGCGTTATGGCTGGGGCACACCGCCGGTGATGGGCCCGTCAGAAAAACTGTGCGTCCGGTTTTACGACTTCCTTTTTAACTACGCCCAGTACCAGATTGGGCCCTGTCACGACCGTTCCCGGGAGGAGTATGCCGGCGCGGCAATTTACGACCCGCTCTGGCGCTGGTGTATGACCGAATTCAACCTGCTTGGTGACCCAACAATTGACATCTGGACCGCGCCACCGCATAACCTGATATTAATTACACCGGACACGATTCGTACCGGTTCCCAGACATTCACCGCCACGGTTCAAGAAGGAGGTAATCCGGCAGCCGGCGCCACGGTTACCGTGAGCAAAGATGGCGTGCTCCTTGCCACCGGCACCACGAATAGCAGCGGGAGTGTAAGTTTGCCCATCCATCCAACAACTGCCGGGCAACTACTCATCACCACCTGGCGCCACAACAACCTGCCCAACTCAAAAACTGTCCTCGTGGAACCGGGCGACCCGGAACCATACATTGTCTATCATCGTTATGAACTTGACGACCACGGCCAACCTTATGAAAATGGCGTCCTCGAACCCGGAGAAACCGCACGCCTGAAAATCGTTCTCAAAAACATCGGCTCCGCTGCCGCAACCAACGCCCATTTAACCCTTCGCACCTTAAACCCTAACATCTCCATCCTTGACTCCATTGCAGCAATCGGCACCATTCCCGCTGGTGATTCGATACGCACCGATAATCTGACTGTCGCCGCCGAACCATCTACCCTGCCGGGTTCATCAGCCGATATGGTGGTGTTAATTCGGTACGACCAGGGTGAGTCCGAACTCTGGTTTTCTATTGAACTGGGCTATCCGGGCAGAACCGCAGCCGAAATTGACACCGGGATTTGTGCCCTAACCGTCACCGCGCGGGGAACATTCGGCTATGACCCGGAATTAAACCGCAAGGGCCGGGGGTTCCGTTATCCTGAATCGGACACCAGCCGATTGAACAGCGCCAGTTTTGCGCTCGGCAACTCCAGTGATTACCTTGTCGACCGTTTCTACAACCAGACTCAGGGTGGTTTAGACCAGGACTGGCACCTGCAAGATAGTCTGCGTCTTATGCTCCCGATATGGAGTGGCGATGAGGTACTATTCAGCAGTTTCAACGACCAGGGACACCCGAACCGATGCGGCCTGGTTGTTGACCAGCGGGCATTGGGCTTTTCCCGACCTGAACTCAGCCGTTCAATTGCCCTCGTATTTGACATCTGGAACACCTCGGGCGACACATTATACAACCTCTATGCCGGTATCCTTGCCGATTTTGATGTCCGGGCAACAGACCGAATGCACGATGTTGCCTTCACCCTGCCCGAACAAAATGCCGCCCTGATGTACAATGTCAACTCGCCATCCCCCTGTGTTGGAATTAAACTCCTTTATCCACGCACCCCGGCAAACCTTACCTGTATTGACCACAGCCGTTATGTTTACCCCGACTCCGGGCTTACCGACGGGATGAAGTTTCGTGCCCTTACCGGAAATCTCGGTGTTCAATCAAGTGACCGCCCCTACAACTGGTCACTCGCGGTCGGTACCGGTCCATTTACTCTCCCCGGGCTCAATGGGAGACAAAGGGTTGCATTCGCCTTTATTGCGGCGGACGACTCCCTCAACTTTTTCTCTTCCTGTGCCGCAATTCAGAACTGGTTTGACACCGGCGTCGGATTTGAAGAAGATGCGAAAAACCCCATCCCGCCCTATTCTTTAAGCCTTTCACTCCAGCCGAATCCAATAACCAGTCGTGCTTTAATCTCCTACTCCCTGCCCCGTTCCACTCCTGTAAATATCTCAATCCTCGACATCGCCGGAAGAAAAGTCGCCACCCTGTTTAACCACGAAAACCATTCTGCGGGAACCTACAAAATCCTCTGGCAGCCAAGAAAATTAGTTCCTGGTGTCTACTTCTTGAAACTTCAAACCATCGATTCCCGCATCACCCAAAGGTGCCTGATTCTTAAGTAA
- a CDS encoding M6 family metalloprotease domain-containing protein, translated as MRLLVLVTLLFGSLGAMPPMPGNTVKLRFPGQLEKPERVRALTDEPRRFLVLLVDFSDKPHQHSKGEFEQLLFGTGNLSMRDYFLEVSYGGLTMTGEVVDWVRLGNPYSYYLGDSFGIYGTFPRNSQGLVRDVVLAVDSRVDFSRYDGDGDGFVDGLMLIHAGAGAEETGSRQDIWSHKWQLSDPLFGSPGPVQTQDGVQVDVFSIQPERFQDGSLITIGVFCHEFGHILGLPDLYDTDYSSSGLGIFCLMAGGGWARVNESEPYGSSPVHICSWGKYLLGWVRPESIEKGGIDSLFASITATARQPVCFRILSNPGGVDWSGAGTGSGEYFLVENRQRIGFDRGLPGSGLLILHIDESQPSNDNERHPLVGILRADRSPSFALGPNDRGSDAQLWKASDTGVRNFTTPSTAFYDGVQSGVVIEKISPSGENMTALLRIAPLFLGRVYSFPNPVIPPKGNRQATIVYTPTDSARLANKYPQFKVKIYNIAGEPVRILDKETEINRTHRAAFWDLKNSRGKPVTSGMYFYVVELEDEGVKEEGIGKLTVIR; from the coding sequence ATGCGGCTCTTGGTGCTGGTGACGCTGCTGTTCGGCAGCTTAGGTGCGATGCCACCAATGCCCGGAAACACCGTTAAGTTGCGATTTCCCGGTCAACTGGAAAAGCCGGAAAGGGTCCGGGCGCTCACCGACGAGCCCCGGCGGTTTCTGGTGCTGTTGGTCGACTTCAGTGATAAACCTCATCAACACAGTAAAGGAGAGTTTGAACAGCTGCTGTTTGGTACCGGTAATCTCTCAATGAGAGATTACTTTCTTGAGGTGAGTTATGGCGGGTTGACGATGACGGGCGAGGTTGTCGATTGGGTCCGTTTGGGCAACCCCTATTCATATTATCTTGGGGACTCGTTTGGCATCTATGGGACTTTTCCCCGAAACAGTCAGGGGTTGGTGCGCGATGTGGTGTTGGCGGTTGACAGTCGGGTTGACTTTTCCCGATACGATGGCGATGGTGATGGGTTTGTTGATGGTCTGATGTTAATTCACGCCGGTGCTGGTGCGGAGGAAACCGGTTCCCGCCAGGATATCTGGTCGCACAAGTGGCAGCTGTCTGACCCGCTGTTTGGTTCACCCGGTCCGGTACAGACACAGGACGGCGTGCAGGTTGATGTTTTTTCAATTCAGCCCGAGCGTTTTCAGGATGGTTCGCTGATAACTATCGGTGTTTTCTGCCATGAGTTCGGGCACATTCTTGGGTTGCCGGACCTTTATGACACAGACTATTCAAGTTCGGGTCTGGGGATTTTCTGTTTGATGGCTGGGGGCGGCTGGGCAAGGGTAAATGAGTCTGAACCTTATGGCAGTTCACCGGTTCACATCTGCTCCTGGGGGAAGTATCTGCTGGGCTGGGTAAGGCCGGAGTCAATTGAAAAGGGTGGGATTGATTCGCTGTTCGCTTCGATTACTGCCACTGCCCGACAGCCGGTATGTTTCCGGATTTTGAGTAATCCCGGGGGCGTTGATTGGAGTGGGGCAGGAACCGGTAGCGGCGAGTACTTTCTGGTGGAAAACCGGCAACGCATCGGTTTTGACCGGGGTTTGCCTGGTAGCGGGCTACTGATTTTGCACATTGACGAGTCACAGCCCAGCAACGATAACGAAAGGCACCCCTTGGTGGGAATTCTGCGCGCCGACCGCTCACCCAGTTTTGCCCTGGGACCAAATGACCGGGGTAGTGATGCGCAGTTGTGGAAGGCGAGCGACACCGGGGTCAGGAACTTTACCACCCCTTCAACCGCATTTTACGATGGGGTACAGAGCGGGGTAGTGATTGAGAAGATTTCACCATCCGGAGAGAATATGACGGCACTTTTGCGGATAGCACCTCTTTTTTTAGGGCGCGTTTACTCTTTTCCCAACCCGGTAATCCCTCCCAAGGGCAACCGCCAGGCAACGATTGTCTACACCCCAACCGATAGCGCCCGGCTGGCAAATAAATATCCTCAATTTAAGGTTAAGATTTACAATATCGCAGGCGAGCCGGTTCGGATTCTTGATAAAGAGACCGAGATTAACCGCACCCATCGCGCTGCTTTCTGGGATTTAAAGAATTCCCGGGGCAAGCCGGTGACGAGCGGGATGTACTTTTATGTTGTGGAATTGGAAGATGAGGGGGTTAAGGAAGAGGGTATTGGAAAATTAACAGTTATCAGATAG
- the fabG gene encoding 3-oxoacyl-[acyl-carrier-protein] reductase, translating to MKVELNGKVAVVTGAGSGIGRAIALELGKAGAQVAVCDLFLDAAERVVGELKAQGGEGIAYQVDVADFNQAVKTCEDIEKRFNRLDILVNNAGITRDNLLLRMSEDDFDRVIAVNLKGAFNWTKVGCRAMMKARWGRIVNISSVIGQMGNAGQANYAAAKAGLIGFTKSVAKELAPRNITVNAIAPGFIATAMTEKLDEATKARYLEAIPLKRAGTPQDVAAVCLFLSSEEAGYITGQVIRVDGGMLM from the coding sequence GTGAAGGTTGAATTAAATGGTAAAGTGGCGGTTGTGACTGGTGCCGGTTCGGGCATCGGTCGGGCGATTGCGCTGGAACTGGGAAAGGCAGGTGCTCAGGTTGCGGTGTGTGACCTGTTTTTAGATGCGGCAGAGCGGGTGGTTGGTGAACTCAAAGCACAGGGTGGAGAGGGAATAGCCTATCAGGTTGATGTTGCTGATTTTAATCAGGCGGTTAAAACCTGTGAAGATATTGAAAAGAGGTTTAACCGCCTGGACATTTTAGTTAACAACGCCGGTATTACCAGAGACAATCTACTTTTGCGGATGAGCGAGGACGATTTTGACCGGGTGATAGCGGTGAATCTCAAAGGCGCGTTCAACTGGACAAAAGTTGGGTGCCGGGCGATGATGAAGGCGCGCTGGGGAAGAATTGTCAATATCAGTTCGGTTATCGGACAGATGGGCAACGCCGGTCAGGCGAACTATGCGGCGGCAAAGGCGGGTTTGATCGGGTTTACAAAGTCGGTTGCCAAAGAGCTGGCACCGCGCAATATCACGGTGAATGCGATTGCGCCGGGGTTTATCGCAACCGCAATGACCGAAAAACTGGATGAAGCGACAAAGGCACGGTATCTCGAGGCGATACCGTTAAAACGAGCAGGCACACCGCAAGATGTTGCCGCAGTGTGCCTGTTCCTCTCTTCTGAAGAGGCGGGTTACATCACCGGTCAGGTTATCCGGGTTGATGGTGGGATGCTGATGTAG
- a CDS encoding class I SAM-dependent rRNA methyltransferase translates to MPTKTVYAARKRNRADHLWIYSNEIIRTEDNPAMGDLVKVFDRGRFIGCGMFNPRSLIAVRLYSTGDEELDEHLLRRRLEQAYQLRKKKLPGENDFRLVFGESDWLPGLVIDKYGSHYAIQVYAAGFDNRLDLVTRALLELFDVTAIFEKDDIKLREPEGLERRERLLYGTPEPDLVISENGLRFYVNISEGQKTGYFFDHRLTRLKVRKLAKNRRVLDVFCYTGSFAINAAWGGAKEVKAVDISAAACALAERNARLNGVAEKCEFVVADAFEYMRDLLRKGERFELINLDPPAFIKAQKQKKSGINGYLKLNRLALKLLTPGGILVSSSCSHYLFWQDLLDVIARAAQETNRTFVILDRSQQGPDHPVLPQMPESEYLRCLIVQVD, encoded by the coding sequence GTGCCCACTAAAACGGTCTACGCGGCACGAAAGCGTAATCGCGCCGACCATCTCTGGATATATTCCAACGAGATTATTAGAACCGAGGATAACCCGGCGATGGGTGATTTAGTCAAGGTTTTTGACCGGGGTAGGTTTATCGGTTGCGGGATGTTCAATCCCCGTTCTTTGATTGCGGTTCGACTTTACTCCACCGGTGATGAGGAACTGGATGAACACCTGCTGCGCCGCCGGCTTGAGCAGGCGTATCAACTGCGCAAGAAGAAACTACCCGGCGAGAACGACTTCCGGCTGGTTTTCGGGGAGAGTGACTGGTTACCAGGGCTGGTGATTGACAAGTACGGTTCGCACTATGCAATCCAGGTTTATGCCGCCGGTTTTGACAACCGCCTGGACCTGGTGACGCGGGCGCTGCTTGAGCTGTTTGATGTGACCGCTATTTTTGAAAAAGACGACATCAAACTGCGGGAACCCGAAGGGCTGGAGCGCCGCGAGCGGTTGCTCTATGGCACACCCGAGCCCGATTTAGTTATCTCGGAAAACGGGTTGCGGTTTTATGTCAACATCTCGGAAGGGCAAAAAACAGGTTACTTCTTTGACCATCGTCTTACCCGGCTCAAGGTGAGGAAACTGGCGAAGAACCGCCGGGTGCTGGATGTGTTTTGTTACACCGGCTCATTTGCCATCAACGCTGCCTGGGGTGGGGCAAAGGAGGTAAAGGCGGTTGACATCTCGGCAGCGGCTTGTGCGCTTGCCGAGCGCAACGCCCGGCTCAATGGCGTGGCGGAGAAATGTGAATTTGTCGTGGCGGATGCGTTTGAATACATGCGCGATTTGCTGCGCAAAGGCGAACGGTTTGAACTGATAAATTTGGACCCGCCGGCGTTCATCAAGGCACAGAAGCAGAAAAAGAGCGGTATTAACGGTTACCTGAAGTTAAACCGGCTGGCGCTGAAACTGTTAACCCCGGGTGGCATTCTGGTATCATCCTCCTGCTCGCATTACCTTTTCTGGCAGGACCTGCTGGATGTGATTGCGCGGGCGGCGCAGGAGACGAATCGGACATTTGTGATTCTTGACCGTTCGCAACAGGGTCCAGACCATCCGGTACTGCCCCAGATGCCGGAATCGGAGTATTTACGTTGTCTGATTGTCCAGGTGGATTAG
- a CDS encoding polymer-forming cytoskeletal protein, translated as MSKEKSAGKLDTIVGGETTVKGDFRVAGGLRLDGQIEGRVDVADTFLTGPRSFFKGEVHCQGAVIAGKVEGNIFASERVELQSGAQVFGNITCRELVIQPGCVFEGSCSMVKGES; from the coding sequence GTGTCAAAAGAGAAGTCAGCAGGGAAACTGGACACGATTGTTGGTGGCGAAACAACGGTCAAGGGTGATTTTCGGGTTGCCGGGGGGCTGCGGCTTGACGGGCAGATTGAGGGCCGGGTTGATGTTGCCGACACATTTCTTACCGGTCCCCGTTCATTTTTCAAGGGCGAGGTTCATTGTCAGGGTGCGGTTATCGCCGGCAAAGTAGAAGGTAATATCTTTGCCAGTGAGCGGGTTGAGTTGCAAAGCGGTGCCCAGGTGTTTGGCAATATCACCTGCCGGGAACTGGTGATTCAACCGGGCTGTGTTTTTGAGGGCAGTTGCTCGATGGTCAAAGGCGAGTCATAA